CAAAAGAGTGCCAACATAAAGGTACAAAGTAATAACCAATGAGAGAACTCTACTCCAATGACAACGGCACCCGCAATGGCGCGTAATACAAATCCAATAGAAATACTCATTACATCCAGAATCACAATATGTTTCAAAACCTTACTGTACAACATATTAAAAAGAAGGTAAAAGATGGTAAGGTAAAAGAAAATTGGCGACAATTTATATGCACCAATCAGGGCCACCGGCAAAATCACACCAGTGATTGCCAAAGCAATTCCCGAATCCAACTCCCCACTCGCAAGAGGTCTATGTTTTTTTTCGGGATGTTTTGCGTCTTCTTTTTGATCCAAAAAATCATTAAAGACATATTGGCAACTAGCAACGAGAGAAAAACAAAGGAAAGCCAAACAAACTTTTGTTAATGAAGGAAGTTCGAAGATTTTTTTAGAAAAAATCAATCCGGCAAACAGGATGATATTTTTCACCCACTGAGGAACTCGCATTAACTTAAGATATAGTTTGATCATTTTTTCTTCACTTTATGAGCTTCAATGAATTTCATTTTTAATTTGATAGTTTTCGCATCTTTGAGTGTTGGAAATACCAAATGGATTTGAGGGTTCGAGCCCGTTGTAATCATTTCCACAAGTTCACCTGGCGTTTGTTTACCGGCTGTTTTGATATCTATAATTTTCAAAAAATCTTGATAGTCTTCGGGCAATAAACTTGGACTCACCATTATCTTTTTAGTGTAAATTTCTTTTCCTTTAGTATCAAAAATTGAAATTTGATCCAATACAAAACGAATTCCTCTTTGTTCTAGTGGATCAATGCGAAGACCACCAAACGTTGACATAGATTTTGTTAATTCCCATTCATATTCGACCCAATTCCCTGTGTCTTTTTTCAAAACAGGTTTTGTTACCATCATAGAATCAGAAGTTTCTGGTTTTTCTCTACTGATGAATGTATAGAGTTTGATGGACTGGTCTTTCATCACTGGAAATTTATATTGGAAATAAGCGATTCCTGCGATAATGCTGAAAACTACGGCGCTAACCAACCCAATTCGAAATTTTCTCAAAAATCGAAAATGGTCTAAATTGGTTACATAACGTGTTCTAAATTCTTTTTTTGATTCCAAGGATAAAAACTCAAAAGTTTCAATGGCTGAAGACAAAAGGTCATCCATTTCCTTCCAGCTGAGTTCGGAAAGTTTCCCCAAAGACTCTAAGAATCGAAATTGTTTTATTTTTTTATTTGATTCGGGAAGAACAAAACCTTGGAGATTTCCACCAAAAGGAATTTCTTTTTGGTTGGTTCTTAACAATTGAAAGTTTACCAAATCATAAACCAAGTAACGAAATAGAAGTTTTGCATCTTCCAATTTGTCGTTGGACAATAGAATCTCTAGGGATTCCAATCGGGATTCCAATGAAGACAAAACTTTTTTTTGAGTCTCTTTTTGTTTCTCAAATATCAGCTCCTCTGCAGTTAGAACCGGGGCCTTCCAAAACGAAAAAAATAGATCTCGAATATGTAATTTCACAAATACCAAGTCTTCCCTATCCTCAAAATACTAAAACTGATTTTTATGTCCATTCTAACCAACTTGGATTTTCACACCATCGTCAACAGTCCCCATTTTTGGAACTCCTGAGTGGCCTGTGGCTGCAATCAGAACCGTAAAAATCCCTACACGACCCACATACATGACAGCGGCATAGAATAACTTTTCAACGTCTCCCAACTGGGAAGTGAGATTCAAACTAAAACCCACTGTCGAAAACGATGAGATCAGCTCGAAAAAGATGACATGTAAAGAATGTTGGTTTTGGTCCAAAATTCCAAGAAATATAAATACAAAAGCCAAGGCAATGGTAGCGAGAAAGTAAACTCGGATAGCAACAGCGACCGAATTCCTGGATACAATCTCTCCAAACAACATAACTGGTTTTGAAGGTTGGATGACGTTTTTCAAATAGGCAAGTAACAGAACAAAGGTGGTGATTTTAATACCACCGGCAGTACCTTGTGGACCACCGCCGATAAACATAAGGACAGTTATGATGATGACCGTAGCATCATTTAGATGCCCGAGGTCCATTGTCGAAAACCCAGCTGTTCGGGAACAGACAGACATAAAAAAAGCATTCGAAATTTTATCAACCAGAGCCATTCCATGGAAGGTATGTGGGTTGGAACGTTCCAAAAAATAAATTCCAAGAAAACCAAACAGAAGCAAGGCGGAAGAGCCATAAACAAGAAGTTTTGACTGGATCCTTGTGGTTTCTCCCCGTAAATGTTTGTTATAGTCTTCAATGCGGTTTTCTAAAAATGCAGAAAACTGTGCGGGAAGTAACAAAAACCTCGGAAC
Above is a window of Leptospira wolbachii serovar Codice str. CDC DNA encoding:
- a CDS encoding TrkH family potassium uptake protein, whose amino-acid sequence is MPLARFNRFFRTLSFARLVCLGFFAAILIGSIALYISEEGELSYVDSFYLSASSICVTGLSPVPLSGLNPGTHWIMLFLIQLGGLGIISFTVIVGFLITQGISRNARFNAFVGAAIDTQAETESLATNEVNRMLLSIINISFSLEILGAIGLYLHMPDGVEGGNTRWFFSLFTAISSFNNAGFSITDDLSALRLDPFSLYIVSGLVIFGGIGFPVIILLEKFLLTVFVRIVYRIEVMAETLMMEKALKTGNVPRFLLLPAQFSAFLENRIEDYNKHLRGETTRIQSKLLVYGSSALLLFGFLGIYFLERSNPHTFHGMALVDKISNAFFMSVCSRTAGFSTMDLGHLNDATVIIITVLMFIGGGPQGTAGGIKITTFVLLLAYLKNVIQPSKPVMLFGEIVSRNSVAVAIRVYFLATIALAFVFIFLGILDQNQHSLHVIFFELISSFSTVGFSLNLTSQLGDVEKLFYAAVMYVGRVGIFTVLIAATGHSGVPKMGTVDDGVKIQVG
- a CDS encoding decaprenyl-phosphate phosphoribosyltransferase, yielding MIKLYLKLMRVPQWVKNIILFAGLIFSKKIFELPSLTKVCLAFLCFSLVASCQYVFNDFLDQKEDAKHPEKKHRPLASGELDSGIALAITGVILPVALIGAYKLSPIFFYLTIFYLLFNMLYSKVLKHIVILDVMSISIGFVLRAIAGAVVIGVEFSHWLLLCTFMLALFWGFSKRRGEINILKTDAGKHRKILEEYSIEFLDLMMGVVATLTLVSYVMYAVSPETAKSLGTPYMVYTVPIVVYAIFRSLYIIYIKNMGHNPTKAILTDVSVLTSGFIWLLLILFLMFGNISGQPPVLQ